CATAGCTGTCGCCATTCTGTTTCACTTTAGAATATATTAAACTCTATTTATACAGATGCTTATTCACAAAAATACCTGAAGTTACTGCGTCTGAATTACAATGGGGGAAAATATTGCTCAGGGGGCCAGAACCAGCTGTCAGTCATCTCAGCCTGACCCCTTATGTCCTGAAAGGGAAGCTAAACCCCCAGCCTCcagccaaaaaaaataaataaataagaaaagagGCATTGTCTTATTGATTCATAATAAACTGGTATTTCTACTTTTACTCAATTTCAACATATGTCACTCAACTTGTGTGAAAAGAAATTTTGTGATGTGATGAAATTAGTCCTGCGTTTTGTTAAACTCCACTATGTGCATCATGTTAGAAATCAAGCTGTTCACAAAATGTGTTCCTTTCCTTACAGGGGCCCAGACTGCCCTTGGCTGTGGCAGTTTGACCAGCCCTGTTCTAATTAGTTCTTTTGCgactttgcaaaaaaaaaattattcaatAAAAACCACGTTTAAACTCCTGTACGGTCAGCTAATACCCTCTGCACAGAAATGTGAAAATTGCAGCCAGCAAATATCTACACTGCTGATGAAATACCGATTTTATGAGGGGCCCCGTGTCCCACTGGAAACGCCCCTGCTGCAGCGGTATCAGGGGAAAGTGATGTTTCAAAATACTGGGGATAATGTCTGCGTATTTTTAACAATGACCAATATTACACATGTGGAAACACTAAGTCAGacattaaacacacaaatgtttttttcatatGGAACAAAAACGCGAATGCGCCTTTAAGTGTGATTATGTAGGTTTGGGGGGCTCTTTAAAAGTTACATTACTGCTTCCAACCCCCCTCAGTAAAGATTTATTGTCTCTCCTTCACTCACCTCTCTGGCTATGAGATTCAGGGCATCGTCCTCTGCCGTCGTTTTGTCCTTTTTAGTGGACCTTTTCCGTCCTGTCCCCTGGGTCCCCATGTCGTCCCCTCAAACACTTAAATCCACTGGGTGCCGATTAATTCAGACTTCGGTAATCCACACAGACCAGCGGCTCGTGCGTCTCATGTGTTTCTACAGATTTCAAGTTAAAGACGCGGAGCCAGTGACACAAACCCGGGCTGCCTGCTCCGGTTCTCAGCGTGCCTCATTGTCATACATCCGTCTTCACACTTCttcctgtgtttctgcagcGACGCACGAGCTCGCGACCAAGTCTGCTTCACAAAGCTGCGCGCTGTCTCCACGTGCAGCGGCGCATTCAGGTCACAAATGATCACCTGAGCGTCGCTCCTGTGCTGTTAGGGTGTGTCTGACCCTGTCACTGTAAACATAAAAGAAGTAGAAGATTATTTTTGAGGAAATAAGCCCCAACTGTAGAAAAAACACAGTGTGAAAATATGATAGCAGTCTCGTTCTCGTACAGCAGCGTTGTGTCTCCACCACCTGTCGGATTCACTGCAGCAAAGTCTCCCTGAAAAACTTCAAAGGTTGTGCTCCGGCAAGCTGCTTTCACATGTTGTCGGAAACATGGCCACTGCGCAGTTCACATAGACAGTATATAAGGAGCGACGATGGAAGCCACCATGACACTGGGTTTGGACACTTTTGAAGATGCAGAGAACTTCTAATATAATGGATATAATAGATTAAAAAAGAATGGGGTCCATGCAAATGAAGTCCAAATAGACAGATATTGTGTTGCAACAGCaggataaagaataaaaatagtACACGctacaataaatatatatatatagttaaaATAAAAGTGGCACAAGAGcgttgtaatgtcacatataataatgataaaaaaaagaaatacaaaaagttAGTTAAAGAATACCAAAAGTGAGTAAAATAGTCGAGAACTATCTAAGACAAAAGCTGCAAGAAGCTATAATATATGTATGCATTACATGtgttaactgtgattaaccacatttttttggAAAGCCTAGTTCAGTTTCACAAAACACACTCAGGCCTGATTAATGGCAGACCtgctgaatcaagaaatcactttaaTCCTGtctgtttctcaggtttttCTCTAGACTgtggcatgatgtgttgctttttgagatcttttagcctgtttcactttgtcaaagtcactgacatctatcagtctggaaaggatTACAAAGCTGTTTGTGAGCTTTGGGAATCCACTGAACCAAAGTGAGAGCCATTATACACAAATGCAGAAAACTTGGAACGGTGATGAACTTTCTCAGGAATGGTCCGTCAGGATATACTCACTGACtaacaacttcagtcatgaatcattagccaatgagcatgtAGCTTCACAGTCATAGCGACTCATGGATGTAGCTACCATAATGTCATGCATTGGTTTCTGAAGTTCAGTCAccatgttggtttttttttaaaaatggatgtGATGAGGAAGGGTGGGTCTGACTGTGAAACCACTTGCTCACTGGCAAGAGCGTACCACAGATAGTCCTCCattctgaaacacacacacgtcaaAATagacttctttctttttcaacatGATCTGAAATGAGTGGCTGAGATCAAAAGCAGtaaagtgtttacagaggtcaaACTTCTGTAGGACCATACTTTTTCCCTTTCTAAGATCTAGTAACAGTTTGGGTACTAGCACAATGAGGCAGTGCATGATGTTATAGCTCTTTAAGGACTAGCACAGGGgaaggcaactccaggcctcgagtgccggtgtcctgcaggttttagatgtccttgatccaacacagctgatttcaaTGGTTAAATggcctcctcaacatgtcttgaagttctccacaggcctggtaatgaactaatcatttgattcaggtgtgttgacccagggtgatatctaaaacctgtaggacaccggcactcgaggcctggagttgcctacccctggacTAGCAGAATGGTGTTGAGAATTTTTCACACAGCGCTTGAATGCAGCACCAATCTATGGACTGGACTCCATCCAACTTCTGCCAGAAACCACAGCTCCTGCATGCACTATCTCACTCTCTCACAGCCCCTCTGCTATTTTTAATAATGACCAGCCAGCTCTAAAAAAGCCTTTTGCTTCTTAAAGAGACAGACAAGGCCTGCCACCACCCCTAAAATACAATGTGCACCCAGCTGAGTGTGTGAGCTTATAGTGATCTCATGAAACGCTGTTTTTATCCCCTGGTATCACTGTACTATTATTTGCAACTGTTGTAATGTGGACACACTTTCTCCTGAAATATGCAGTCGCCCTCTGAGTCTATTCATACAGTCGAGGAAtgtgtgattcaggtgtgttcaCACACTTACAGTTTAATTAGTTACCACAGTGAAAGACCTACTGTCTACCgtgttgtgtttctgtttggacTTACTTTAAATTAGATGATGTATATTTACAATCCAGTTATAGGACACTTTAGTAGAGTATTTTAAGACAGTTCTTTCTGTACACAGTGTTTCTTGTAGATATGATTTACTGAGATCTCTTAAGTTGCAGAAATCCATCCAGAAGTGTCACCATGTCCAAAAATcttaaatgttttcatgttgaaaAGGAATAGATTTAAAAGTTTCCTTTCTACACATGTCAGGTTTCCTTAGGTTGCATCCGTCCATTAGATTGACTCATCAgaagcttttaaaaataaatcagccaGCAGCCATTGTTCGTGTGATATAAATATGGCTTGGCTTCAAACTAAGAGAACTTTGCTGACTAAGTAACACTGTGACCAAAAACAAGATATGAGGATGAAGGGAAGTATCAGGGGTCAAGCTGTTATTCTGAACAAAGAGGGACTTTCTCTGAGTCAAATCAGAGTTGGACTCCGGATTTGTAGGAGCCCGGTGCATGGAGCTCCAAAACACTTTCTGGAAACTGGATCAGTTGTATCCAAAGTTGAGTCAGACAGACCAGAAGTGACCATCAGAAAATATCAGTACACAGCACTGAGAGAAAATCAAACTCATCACACATCCGGAATTTACCAAGTAAATAATCCATGACCAAAATCAGCACAGATAAAAGACTGTCAGCTTCCTCCAGGGTCTCCTGACCTTTAACCCCTATAAACTTTAATGGAAAGCATTGAAAACATTCCTGAGACAATAAGAAACTTTTGGGGAAAATGGCAAGGACAGATAATTGACCATAGCTGtgatatttctttaaaaagtctaaataaagaagaagaatatcAAACTTTCCACTACACATCGTCTTACCGCAGTGAAGAGGCTTTACTATTAGAGCAAAGTTGTAATATATACAATGCTGCCCTCAGCTGTTCAAAATGAGAATTACAAAGAGATAAAACCCGGAAAACAGGCCAGCAGCAAAATGTGCTGACACAGTGATCTGAAGAGTTTGTGCACAAAGAGGTTCCACTgagtttctgtaattttacgAGCATtttgaagcaaaacaaaactttgCAGAAATATCAGACATTCCTATAAGTTTATATTTGCATGCAGTACAAATCCCTCCCAACAAGAAATGTGGCCATTGATTTTTTTCAAGCCAGTCTGTCCGTGTGGGTTCAAATCAATGAGACAGCATGTGATAGCAGGGAGGTTTTAAGACGAGTCAGGAGTAGGTGTGCTTAAGGAAGTGAGATTATGTTGCTGGCTTCACATGTCTGgacttcagttttacttttctttttaagctgAAGCTGGAACAGTCACACACTTTCACAACAAACAAGACGCCTCAGCTTGTCTGGACTCTTTGAAAttactgttgtgtttttaaagaaaaggagAGTTGGATCAGGACTTGAGGACcttttttggacttttttttacCTCCTGTTTTGGAGTTAACTAAGCTTTTTCATGGGGGAAACTCTCCCAAGGGTCCACGGAGGGGCCCAGCAACACAGTGACACTTTGCGCAGACCAGTGCATACTCTCAGGGTTAAGATGGTCCTGCTGGGGAGCTCTGGTGTTGGAAAGTCGAGTCTGGCTTTGCGTTTTAGCAAGGATGAGTTCAGGAGTACATCGCCCACTGTAGGCTGTGAGTTCATGACACTCTGAGGTGTGGATGGCAGTGGGTAAATGTAACATTGTGAATCAACTATCAGTTTTTTTTACTGAGGTTGTGGATGAGAAAACTGATGCAATTCTCATGTTGGCTTAAGAATTAGCTTTGATAAGAAACAGAACTAAATAGCTAGTGTGTTCTATTTTCCTCTAACAAACCAAGACCCACCTACAGGCACCTTTATATGTCACTAAGTAATATATTTGTGTCTAGCTTTTAATTTGATTCCAAACAAAAAGCATCCGTGTAAAAGCAGCAGGTTTTACAGGGAAATTCAGCAGACCTGGAATAACACACGTGGAATGTTAACCTGTAGGTTATGCCGGTGCTCTAAGCTCGGTTTTGCCTAAATAACATAAAGACACAGCTACATGTGTTTAttgtgctgctgggtgaccaATTAGGGAAAAACCTCAACCTTTGACCCCTTCAGTGAGGGGGTGTGGTGCCTTTGTACTGCAGATCAATACAAAGGATTCTTTACAGTCCTGTGTAAACTGAGcacacccttactgcttccactGGAATTAAAATGGACAGTTGGACCCAGGTGTCGCTAGTAGGTGTGAGCACCTCTGTAAAAGAagaggttttggcagtttgctgttCTGGAGTATTCAAGTGTGTGTTAACTCACTGCTACAGTCTTCCCAGAGCTGGACGTCCCATCAAATTCACCCCGAGGTCAGACTTTGCAATGCTTAGGAAAGCTGCAAAAACACCAAAAGCTCCACATTAGACATTACagacctcagttagcatgttaaaggttaaagttcatgacagcacgattagaaaaagactgaacaagtgtgGATTGTTTGAAAAGGCTGCAGAGAGAAAAccttttctctctaaaaagaaaatgtcagcaCAGCTTAGGCTTGCAAAGCTGCATCAGAACAAACCACAGGACTTGTGGAACAATGTCCTCTGACACCAATGTGGACAAGTTTGATGACAATGCCTAACAGCATGTTTGGAGAaagccaaacacagcatatcagcacaaaataCCTCATATCAGCTGTCAGCACAGTGGTGGGGGGGCTGATGATTTGGGCACCTCGCAGTGATTGACTTCATCATGAAGTGTTTTGTGTAACAAAGTATTGTAGAGTCACAGGTGAGGCCTTCTGTGTGACAGTTAATGATCTAGCCAAAGTCCAGACCTTAATCAAACTGTGGTGGGACCTTCAGtgagctgtgcataaataaatGTCAAAGTTCAATGAACTGATGCGatgctgtaaagaagagtgggtcaAAATTCCCCCACAATAatatgagagactgataaagtcagcCATTACTTTGAATTCCTGCTGCTCAAGGTGGTGGTTCGACAAGTTAATAAATCATGGGGTGTGCTTAGTTTATCACAGGACTGCAATTAGTCCTATTAAAACTCTTTTCATGTGGCTATAGTTTTTTAATTTcgattttcagttcagtttagtttccagACTGGGTTTactagtttcagtttagttttaatgattttttctGTTAGTTTTTGGTTTTAATTGATTGTCATATTTGTCAGGGGCGAGATTGAATCATTTCAGAATAGACGTTACAGTAAAAACCCTTTGTGAAGGCAGTTGGCTCAGAGTCATTAAAAATCCCACTTTCAACAAATCTTGTTTCATGCCAGACAAAGACACTTGAGACATAAACTAAAACCAtacatttttactttacttactttaacttgactttttacttttttaagtaagtaagtaaaaagcCTTGATACAAAGTTTCTCTCCACTGTTTATCCAGTGGTGAAACATTTGTGTTAGCTAGCCCATGTAGAAACCAAACACCTTAAGATACAGTACTTTATGTTGGTTCATTCTTGAAGTTGCCATCTGTCATTATATTTATTTGCATATCTTTATATCATGGTGAATTTGTGATAAATTGCACTTTTTGTCTGTAATTGACACAACAGAAATTCAATATTCCAGCATAGAGCTGAACATTTTCATcattaatatataaaaatgtctcTAATAATCAATTGATGATGTAAAAGATACATATTTGCCAAGAGACTGCATATACTATtaccagccacttcattaggtacgcCTCTTCAGTGATTATAAGTGCAAATGTCTAATGACATGGGATTGACTCAAGCATTTACGCATGTAGACAAGGTCAAGAAGGTGAGCTGAAATTCACACTGAGCAACAGAAGGGGAAAGAAAGGAGATTTAAGTAACTATGAATGTGCCATGGTTGCTGTTGCCAGACGTGCTGGTCTAAGTATGACAGAAACAGCTGATCTGCTGAAATCTTCCCACAAAACCATCTCTTGGCTTTACAGAAAATAAtctgaaaaagaggaaatatgCAGTAAACTGCACTTCTCTGGGAGTCTTGTCCCAGAGAAAATTCTTGTCgctgtcagaggtcagaggagaatggctagACTGCTTTGAGCTTCGAGCTCAAATAatcacttgttacaaccaagatatgcagaagagcatctctgaatgcatgACACATCCAGGCTTGAAGATGgattacagcagcagaaaaccacACTGAGTGTCAGCGACGAATGTGGAACTGAAGCTACATTTCACACAAaatcaccaaaactggacaaaagaAGACTAAAAATGTTGCCGGCTCTAATGAGTTTCTATTTATGGTGCAGGATTTGGATGGTCATAATTTAGTGCAGACAACATCCTCCGTCCTGCCTGGTGGTGGTGCTGTAATagtttgggggatttttttcttgGCACATTTTGGGCACCTCAGTACCAACAGAGCATCATTTAAACgtcacagcctacctgagtattgttacTAACCATGTCATGGTGTCCAGATCTCAGCCCAATACAGCACCGTTAGGATATGGTGAAAACTGAGATTCACATCATATATGTGCAACAACTTGTGTGACACTATCATGTCatcatggaccaaaatctctgagcttTGAAGGGAAGATGCAAGCCAGCAGTAGCTTTGTGTAGCTTAAAAAGTGACCAGTGAGCATATGTTAAAAATTTACATCTCAAAACCCAGTACCTGAGTCCAGTGTGGTGGTATCAGTCCTCTCATCATCACGCTTAAGAATAAACTGCTTTCACAAAGTTTCAGACTTCAGTAATAATCACGATAATAATGCAAATACAATTTTTCTAATTCCACACACCTACTCCTTTGGTGTCTACTCCTCCAGGTGCTTACCTCACCCAGTTGGTGCATCTGAGTAATACCACTCTTCGCTTTGAAATATGGGACACGGCAGGCCAGGAAAAATACCACAGCGTCACTCCGCTGTACTACAGGGGAGCCCACGTAGCACTTTTGGTCTATGATATCACGCAAAGGGTAAAACGAAGACACACCTGACTATGAAATGATTTATCTCGACTGGTTTTCTCTTTATGTCTTGTTCTTGAGCATGCTTGTGTCATTATAGGAAACATTTGTCAGAGCTCAGGTGTGGCTCAAAGAGCTCGAGAAACAGTACATACCAGGATCTACTGTTATATGGCTGGTAGGCAACAAAGGAGATCTGCCTCACGATCGGCAAGTGCCACTGGAGGTATACAGACAAAGACAAGCACGGTCCTGTAATCTTATTACCTGCACAGAGTCACATGTAAAGAGAGTCCAACTCAGTGATGAGCAGTTCTGATTTCTTCCTCCAGGAAGGACAAAGTCTAGCCAGTAACAAGGGCTTGTACTTCACTGAGACCTCAGCCCTCTCTGGAGAGCAAGTCACCGAGCTGCTGCAATCAGTaggtaagaaaaaagaaacactggaaagattcctgctgtgtttttccACAGGAAGCCTAATAATAAGTATTAGGATTAAAATTTACAACGTAAATATCCTAGTATCCTAAGAAAGGACAGTAGATGGCAGTAGATACCAACATGAGGCCATAACTTGCAGTATGAGAACTATTAAATATTACATAAGTCCAGGTCAGAGGTTTAagttttctttgccttttttctttcaaagtctGGCCTCTGAAATGTCTGCATGTTCCTGCTATAATTTAATACAGCTGTGAGTTTCATGTCTGTGGTAACAGAGCTCTGATTCAGCCCACAGAGTGTTCGAGTGCATTGGAGCACAGCAGGGAGGTCTGACAGAGTGGCAGGAGACGCCGAGTGTGGAGCTGCGCCACAGAGACTCGTTCAATCTGTTTTCATCCTGCTGCAAAGTTGGACCTTAAGCTGTATGACTGCCAGTGGCTTGGCTGCCTGTTTCTGTTGtgtctttctgtttgtcttaATTATTTCAAAGCTGGGATACGTAACATGACAATAAAATGCTTGTGGATTTTGGAATTTGTGGTCCTCTTCCTTTTTTGATTCTGACTCTGGTTACCAGAGCACAAAATGCTGTTTATCCTGAAACATGCCTAAGATTAACCCAAGAATACAGtctcagtttgttttatttcactgtCATACTCAGTAAACTGGTTCTTCTGATTCTTCTCAGTGGGCTTGGGATCAGCCTCCAGCAGGCAGTAAACCCCCTCAGCCTATCTGCGTGCCAGATGTTGAACTGGCACTGATTGCCTCCACTCTGTGTTTTCTTGCCTGGTTACTTTTGGCATGCAATCACACTGGAATGGAGATCCCCCAGCACAGTTCATTTGAGTGTGGTTTGCACAATAGAGATAATTATTACAGTATTATGAAGTACAATATTCCAGTAatttaaaactttgaatgttGCAGGGTGAATGAATCACTTTAACACTGAAGAAACTTACAAGTGACACAATTAATATTTACTGCAAATGAGCTTATATTCTGTTCTTTCCATACCTTATCCTGAGAGCAGACACTCTAAAATCTATAAAATACATCACAAATCAATGTAGGCTAGTGACTTTTATTGATAAGCAAGGAGAGACTGACACCCCCGCGTCCCCCAcctccaatttaataaactgcaagATGAAGTCaatgctaaaaaaagaaaaaaaaaaacccaacaactaCAGATACTCTAAGGGTCACCTGAGGGTCCAGCAGTCAGTCTCAGTCCCCATCagtcccatgttaaaatgaccAACTTTACAGCACAAATAAACAAGTTAATAGTGTCAAAAAAAATTATGGACTTAAAATTAGAGGTGTGAAAACTTGAAAAGTGTTAGCCAACACGGACCCCCAAAGCACTTCTAATTAAACTCAGAAAAGTGGACTTTTCGGCTCAAGCTGCATCCATGCCGGGAGTACACTAGGCTTCACTCTCTGTCACTTGTCTGGAAGTTGCTCAGTGTGTGGTTTTTAGTTTAGCTTTTTATGGATTCAGTTTGCTAATCTTAACTGAGACTTGCACATGgaccctttttttccctctcctcAGCTGAACCAAGGTTTGTGGATTAAATTATCCAACaatcaataataaaaacaaacaatagaatTAAAGATTTAAAAGACTCCCAAATGCATTCAACAAAATAATGTTGCTGGTTGTATTCGGACAGCCCCATAAAGCAACTTTTCTCTCCTGGATTAAGTCACTTGCTCTTGCATAATATTCTTCTGTGTTCtctccacacaaacacaacagtttTTCTCCACATGATGGCTTCAAATTTTGACTTTTTACTGCTTAGTGATTTAAAACGTTGCTAATAAATCTTCAGTATAAATGAGGATATTTAATGCTGATTGAAACCAAGCTTCTGTAGGACTTCTGACAGAGCCCTGGCCCCCTTCTTTAGttcacagaaacaaaaaaatgcctCACGCAGAGGAGATGAAATagagtgaaaataaaactgGGATGATTTAGTTGTCATTTGTATTGTGATTTAGTGTATAAATCCTCCTTTCAGCTTAGTTGTTTCATATTTGCAGATGTTTTCTACATTTTCTTGTGATCTTAGCCAAACTTTTCTTCATTTGAAACTTTTGAGCAATAAACAACACTAAGCCTATGCTCAGTGGTGAAGATGTGGACAAAGGTTCACTAGTGATTAAATCAAGAATGCAGTGAGCTGAATTGCCTTTGTGCCAAAGCTGTACAGAAGTTGTGTAATGGAACCAGGGCTCTTTGTTGTGCAAAGTCATTC
This is a stretch of genomic DNA from Pelmatolapia mariae isolate MD_Pm_ZW linkage group LG16_19, Pm_UMD_F_2, whole genome shotgun sequence. It encodes these proteins:
- the LOC134646031 gene encoding ras-related protein Rab-17-like; this translates as MGETLPRVHGGAQQHSDTLRRPVHTLRVKMVLLGSSGVGKSSLALRFSKDEFRSTSPTVGCAYLTQLVHLSNTTLRFEIWDTAGQEKYHSVTPLYYRGAHVALLVYDITQRETFVRAQVWLKELEKQYIPGSTVIWLVGNKGDLPHDRQVPLEEGQSLASNKGLYFTETSALSGEQVTELLQSVAHRVFECIGAQQGGLTEWQETPSVELRHRDSFNLFSSCCKVGP